One stretch of Streptomyces agglomeratus DNA includes these proteins:
- a CDS encoding TetR/AcrR family transcriptional regulator yields MTPAATTPATPAYRRLSVEERRRQLLGAALSLFAHRAPEDVSLDDVAEAAGVSRPLVYRYFPGGKQQLYEAALGSAADELKLCFAEPQTGPLTRRLIRALDRYLAFVDQHDAGFSALLQGGSVAETSRTTATVDGVRRAAAEQILTHLGVAGTAGPRLRMMVRTWITAVEAASLIWLDEDKQPPADELRDWLVDHFVALLTATAATDPQTAAVTRAALATETADGPAGVLARRVIPVIAEATHLL; encoded by the coding sequence ATGACCCCGGCAGCGACCACCCCAGCCACCCCCGCGTACCGCCGACTCAGTGTCGAGGAGCGTCGCCGTCAGCTCCTCGGCGCCGCGCTGTCCCTCTTCGCGCACCGCGCGCCCGAGGACGTCTCGCTGGACGACGTGGCGGAGGCGGCCGGGGTGTCCCGGCCGCTTGTGTACCGCTACTTCCCGGGCGGCAAGCAGCAGTTGTACGAGGCCGCGCTCGGCTCCGCCGCCGACGAGTTGAAACTGTGCTTCGCCGAACCGCAGACCGGGCCGCTCACCCGGCGGCTCATCCGGGCCCTGGACCGCTACCTGGCCTTCGTCGACCAGCACGACGCGGGGTTCAGCGCGCTGCTCCAGGGCGGCAGCGTCGCCGAGACCTCCCGTACGACCGCGACCGTCGACGGGGTGCGGCGGGCAGCGGCCGAGCAGATCCTCACCCATCTCGGCGTCGCGGGAACGGCCGGGCCCCGGCTGCGGATGATGGTCCGCACCTGGATCACGGCCGTCGAGGCGGCCTCGCTCATCTGGCTGGACGAGGACAAGCAGCCGCCGGCCGATGAGCTGCGGGACTGGCTCGTCGACCACTTCGTCGCGCTGCTCACGGCGACGGCGGCGACGGACCCCCAGACGGCGGCCGTGACCCGCGCGGCGCTGGCGACGGAGACGGCCGACGGCCCCGCCGGGGTGCTGGC